TGCTTTGTCCTCCAAACTCAGAATTGTGCTAGTTTGCGAGTTTACTTGCAAGTTTAACAATATTGGGTACAAGTATATACCCATTACTTTGACAGGGACGAAGATGAGGCACAAGTTCACATATTCAGTATCTATTGGGTATTGTGGATAGGGATGAATGAGTTTTACTTTGTGGACAGGACGAATATAGTCAAACACACACAATCTTTATGACATTCCTGGTAAGAACTCAACTAATTGGTTGGTGGTGACATCAAATGGCAAAGtgttatcaatatttttaacaaaattaggATTCAACTTAAAGTTATATAGGATCCTAGTTACATCGGAAATGAATTGTGAAATATGAGCCTAATAAGTACAAAACTGCGTTCTGGAGGCTTGACAGATTATTTTGAATCTAGAATCCTTGTTGTCATTTGGATTACTATAAGAATGTAGCACGAGAAGGGTATGATTCTTcctgaaaaaataaagtttaataataatattctgaAGCCTGAGTCTTGATTATGATTTCAACTGAGGTGAGGAATACTCTTATTTGTGGGCCACAAACGGATCCCGTTAGTGCATTTGTAGCATGATGATTGAGTACCTGAATTTGGAGTCTCATACTGggaaaaaagattatttatttatttattgttttaaccttctgttgtttttttcaattcatCTTGGTAGAGTGAATTTAAAGAACTGAGACTGCAGATTCTGTAGGTTTCAAGAATCAAGAGTGCCTCCTCAATTAGAAGAGTTGTTTGCATGTTCTGTTTAAGAGAGTCATCTCTATATTCTCTCTACAATTCTGATTTTGGAGGTCTTTTATCAGCATACATTTTGAAACCATGTACAGTTTTTGTTGACAACGTTGGCCACTTGCTTCTGTTGCAGAAATACAAGCACGGGGATCTCATCTGATGGATCAGACTTAGTGAAAACTTAGGActtcattgataaaattttgtgaTATTTTAATGTAGATGTGTTGTTAAGATTTTCCAAACAATAATGGGCAGAGACCCAACTACATAATTCATGAGGTTTATCATCAAAAGTTTGTTGTCGTAAGTAATTGTGTTAGCAACAGTCCCAACTCAATACATCCAAGTGCTTGAAACTTTTTAAACTACATTTTTGTAACTCTGCAATTATATTATTGTTCTCTTAGATTTAATGTTGATCAGATTATCTTATGTACTATGTAACCTGATTAATTTTATCATCATATAAACATAGGATAAAAATAATGCATAATTTGCAACCCTAGCTGGTTTTCATATGCAAGATGAGTCTCCTATATGACTTCCTGTATAGTGTTCCTAAAATGAATAACTTTTATCAGTGAATTATGCCATATATCTGAGTGAGTGGTGGGTTGCTTTTGAATAGAAAATTCCAGTTCTATAATACCTATCCAAATTATTTTATGTCATGATTCATTTAATAACCAATtatctataatataattatgGATTCTATAATCCCACAGTAtggaatatattttaagattgtaattgtatatttctaaattcaaaatatagttttaaattctCTAATTCATaacattgttttgaaaaattgtcTTGGATTacttaatttgtaatttattactaaaaaatagtaatcttacaaaaacaacaaatccGTATCAGCTGATGGATAAAGGTATTTTAGTAATCTTACAAAAACTACATTTATAGGGTTGGGAGAAGAAAATGTAGAGATGGTGGAAGAAAATGCTACCAAGTAAAGATATTTTTGGTCAAATGAACTATGAAAATATTTCATCTTCATATTCTCTCATTCAAAGTTATATCCCCACGCACTCAATTGGTACATATGTTCTACAATTGGCTCTCCTAAAACTTGGCGAATTTGGAAATTTCGCATTCTTGGACTATTAGTTCCATTATAAAATTGGACAAAGGAATACGAAATAACACTAATTGAAATGATGTTATTTTAACCCTTTTTGGTTCatcatttatcattttctttatgaTGGAAACATGTGGGAATTTTCTTCATGAGGAAATACCTTGTATCTTGAGTGATTAGAATGGTCCTTAAGTCTCTTGAAGGTTTTGAATAAGACAATGGAAAGGAGAAACTATTCAGAAAAACTTAACTGAGAAAGCTCATTTTTGTGTAATGAGTTTATTAAAGAGATTGGTACacataattatgaaaattctCATCTCATTTTGGGGTTACAAAAATTTGACTTTGTCTAATTTTTCACTCTCtaaaatttttcaattgtaTTCGTTAAAATTGTGTTGATAAATTCTAAATTATGAGTCGCTATTCCTACTAACTCAATAACTTCAAAGTATATAcacctttttctttatatattacttATGTCGCTCATCTTAATTCAATATACGATTCTTAACTCTTGAATTCCTCACATTATAACATGAGAAGATGCCACATTCTGTATAACTTTCTGCATAACTTGTAAGTTTAAAAGGAGATTCAATTTACAAAGCAACATATTTGTATTCTATAGTTTGTTGGTGCTTTTAAAACCGTATCAAAATTTTTGTTTGGATAATCCTTTCAATAAATAGTGTAagacaagaaaattaaaagctaaaatgAATTTAGCTTTCTATCGTTATCACTCTGTAGTCGACATAACGCGTTCTAGGAATATTCAAGaagaaagtaaataagaaaatggtATAGAAGATGTTCTTTACTTTTGTACACAACTTATTCTTACTCAATACAAATCCATTCATGTAATTAATAAATCGCACccgtttgaaaagaaaaaataaataaatcagaaaaagaagagggtagaaaaataataaataaacaatgagAACCACAGCTTCACATCAATACTCTCAAATTTATCTCCTGATTGAAGCAGCACCATGGATAGCAGCTATGTAGAAAAGCTGTGTAGCAGAAAGGATAATCATAAAAGCCTCCATTGTTTTCTGCAAAAGTTCCACATTACAAGGCTTTTAAGTGAAGGAAATTATTCTctaattatatttcattcaaaattcatttatatataaaaatgccAGTAAGACTATGAAATATTTAACACAATTAGAACAATTGACTAAAGAGATtaatcagttataatataaaaaattataaaattacttagTTACTTTTTGGCagatgataaaatttaaaatctgaaCTAAAGCATAACGAAATGACAGTAAGTAATACCAGGCGAGAATTTCTGACGTTAAGCTGGATCTCTTTGCAGGCGAAACTGCATAATTATATGTTAGTGATATCAGTAAGCATGATACAACAAAACTTGTTTTATCAATGCAAAGCAAAATTACTTTGATATGGTGTCGTTTTTGTTTAGATGTGAAGTTGGAGGAAGAGATTACCCCATGGCAAGAACAGTGAGAGCCCATGCAATGGAAGCCACTGAAGCTGCAGATGGTAAGCTCTCAGAAGTCCATGAACGGACATGATTGACTCCTGTAATTAATGATCCAACGCCAGCAACTCCAGCAATCAAAGCAAATGTTACAAAGAATCCAGTGGCAGCATTTCCCATTGGGAAGTATATGGGTGAAAAATGAGCAGGTAGATCAAATCCTGGGCCTGcattcacaaaataattttttaattcacacATCACTACAGAAATTCTAGTTATTACTGTGCATATTCTGTTTGTAAATATTTGTATGAGACAAATTATGTATTATCAGTGTGAAAGTTTGTACTGTCAACTAGTCAGAAACCATGACAGATAAGAGTTATAAggaaaatgttataaaaaaatcatacttaAAATAGAAGTTATGTATTATGCAAAAGAGTATAAAGAATGGGAGGGGCTTGTACTAAAGAAAGATAGGAGAATTTATTTACCTATGACGAAGCCATGATCAATGGCTCTGTTCATGGCCCATCCACCAATGCCCAAAACTATGACATACATGCAGAAGTTGAGCCCCAAAAGAAGGGTGGCAATGGGCTTCATTTGGTCGTTAGCCATATAAGTAGACAAGGAAAAAAGCTGGTTGGAAGGAACAAAGAGAAAGGCTAAAAGGTTGTGAAAGGCTGAAATTGAGAAGAAGGATGTGTTATGTGGAAGTGAAGGAGGTGTTATATATGGGAGAAGTATGAAAGGTTTTGTTCTTTACTTGCTAAGGCTGCTACTTCAAAAGGGATATGCAGGTTGTAAAGATAATGCCTCATGCTTCAAATTCAAGGCAAGACCAAATATGCCTCATCCTGATTCTTACTTGtttcatattttagtttatttttggtACCTTGTTGAAGGGGCTAGTTGTTCCTTTTCCT
This DNA window, taken from Vigna radiata var. radiata cultivar VC1973A chromosome 5, Vradiata_ver6, whole genome shotgun sequence, encodes the following:
- the LOC106761587 gene encoding uncharacterized protein LOC106761587, whose amino-acid sequence is MANDQMKPIATLLLGLNFCMYVIVLGIGGWAMNRAIDHGFVIGPGFDLPAHFSPIYFPMGNAATGFFVTFALIAGVAGVGSLITGVNHVRSWTSESLPSAASVASIAWALTVLAMGFACKEIQLNVRNSRLKTMEAFMIILSATQLFYIAAIHGAASIRR